Sequence from the Elusimicrobiota bacterium genome:
CCATAACTATTAATTCGTTTATTTCATCAAGTGCCGAAACACAATCAAAACTATATTCAATAAGAGGTTTACCAAAAACATCCAACAAGCATTTATTGATCCCTTCCGAAACTTTTCCAAGCCTTTTGCCTCTTCCACCTGCAAGGATTAGCGCTTTCATTTTAGCTCCTAAAAAGCCCGTGATTATTTTTAATCCAGGCAATTAGTTTCTCAACACCTTCTCTGGGTTTTATTTTTGATTTCCAGTTTAGATATTTCTCGGCTTTTCTACTATCACAAACAAAATATTTTAGATCTCCGAAACGTTCCGGCTCAAAAGCATAATCCACCTTCTTTCCCAAAATATCCTCTATCAACTTTATGCATTCTAACAAAGATATAATATTTTCTTCTCCTCCGCCAATATTATATATTC
This genomic interval carries:
- a CDS encoding nucleoside-diphosphate sugar epimerase — encoded protein: IYNIGGGEENIISLLECIKLIEDILGKKVDYAFEPERFGDLKYFVCDSRKAEKYLNWKSKIKPREGVEKLIAWIKNNHGLFRS